The Dyella caseinilytica genome has a window encoding:
- a CDS encoding MFS transporter — translation MKTLTFLATPVLSPKYRIKPGAVAMCLYFLAGLADGALMPFFALWAQHEAHIPLRFIGLLLACYAGGELIATPLLGGIADRLGRRPVLLLSTLGVGGGFLLLAHLHGVWAIALCLIGIGIFECALHPTIATVIADTAPADQLRMRYASARIASSLGHIVGPALGAALALMSLNTVFTGCGLSLLCASILIVGTLPETQLREKSPDVQEDEDEEGLSALLPAFRDPRLAAMLVWFAIIEIMGSWPEVITPLYAHGAHALTASGVGLLFTYAAAVVVILQWPVAKWSGKIAAFPLLIGAGATVAGGFGLLLLHANVFTLYASVTLLSLAQVLFGPLMPVAVNALAPPAARAAYMAAISTVNDVKDTAGPASGMYLYGLSARLPWLLGMPIAFLAALALAMTIKRSERAGGIADPQASELT, via the coding sequence ATGAAAACGCTCACCTTTCTTGCAACACCTGTTCTATCTCCCAAATACCGCATCAAACCCGGTGCGGTGGCGATGTGCCTGTACTTTCTGGCTGGTTTGGCCGATGGCGCATTGATGCCTTTCTTTGCCCTATGGGCACAGCACGAGGCCCATATTCCTTTGCGGTTTATCGGCCTGCTGTTGGCCTGCTATGCGGGCGGCGAACTCATTGCCACCCCGCTGCTGGGAGGCATTGCCGATCGTCTAGGCCGACGCCCGGTACTGCTGCTTTCAACGCTGGGTGTCGGTGGCGGTTTCCTGTTGCTTGCGCACTTGCATGGTGTATGGGCTATCGCGCTATGCCTGATCGGTATCGGTATTTTCGAGTGCGCACTGCATCCGACGATTGCCACAGTGATCGCCGACACCGCGCCTGCAGATCAATTACGCATGCGCTATGCCTCCGCGCGCATTGCATCCAGTCTTGGCCATATCGTCGGTCCCGCCTTGGGCGCCGCACTCGCCCTCATGTCCTTGAATACGGTCTTCACCGGTTGCGGCCTATCGCTGTTATGCGCGTCGATACTCATCGTGGGCACGCTTCCCGAAACGCAGTTGCGTGAAAAAAGCCCCGACGTACAAGAGGATGAGGACGAAGAAGGACTGTCCGCGCTCCTGCCTGCTTTCCGCGATCCGCGACTTGCAGCCATGCTTGTATGGTTTGCCATCATCGAAATCATGGGCAGTTGGCCGGAAGTGATCACGCCCCTTTACGCACATGGCGCGCATGCGCTGACAGCGTCGGGAGTCGGCCTGTTATTTACCTACGCCGCGGCCGTGGTGGTGATTCTGCAATGGCCTGTCGCCAAGTGGAGCGGCAAGATCGCGGCTTTTCCTTTGCTGATCGGCGCAGGCGCGACGGTGGCCGGTGGCTTTGGCCTGCTCCTGCTCCATGCCAATGTGTTTACGCTTTATGCAAGCGTGACCCTGCTTTCGCTGGCACAGGTACTGTTTGGGCCGCTCATGCCGGTGGCGGTCAATGCGTTGGCGCCTCCCGCGGCACGCGCCGCCTATATGGCTGCCATTTCAACGGTCAATGACGTGAAGGACACGGCAGGGCCTGCGTCAGGGATGTATCTATACGGTCTTTCCGCACGGCTTCCCTGGTTGCTTGGCATGCCGATCGCGTTTTTGGCTGCACTGGCGCTGGCCATGACGATCAAGCGCAGTGAACGTGCGGGAGGTATCGCCGATCCACAAGCATCGGAGCTCACGTAA
- a CDS encoding response regulator transcription factor, with protein MRVVIADDHELVRIGLRAVLQRGGEGYEVAGEASSGSELLKVLAHTPCDVAIVDFQMPEDDAGMDGVVLLRELRRRHPRLRIVVVTMLRNIAIFRTMYQEGVEAVVEKTAVVQELFVALRAVRAGRTYMSKSVREQLTERSTSAADASQADRKQAHVLSAREAEVMRLLAKGLTVSEVARITNRSVKTISLQKHSAMAKLGITNDQQLFDYVRTSGLL; from the coding sequence GTGCGGGTTGTCATTGCGGATGATCACGAGTTGGTACGCATCGGTTTGCGCGCTGTACTGCAGCGTGGCGGCGAAGGCTACGAAGTGGCCGGTGAGGCATCCAGCGGCAGTGAACTGCTGAAAGTGCTCGCTCATACTCCTTGCGATGTTGCCATTGTCGACTTCCAGATGCCGGAGGACGACGCTGGCATGGATGGCGTCGTGCTGCTGCGCGAATTGCGCCGCCGCCATCCAAGGCTGCGCATTGTCGTGGTGACCATGCTGCGCAATATCGCCATTTTTCGAACCATGTATCAGGAAGGCGTGGAAGCCGTGGTCGAGAAGACGGCCGTGGTGCAGGAGTTGTTCGTCGCCTTGAGGGCTGTTCGCGCCGGCCGCACCTATATGAGCAAGAGCGTTCGTGAACAGCTTACGGAACGCAGCACCTCTGCCGCCGATGCATCGCAGGCCGATCGCAAGCAGGCTCATGTATTGTCCGCACGCGAAGCGGAAGTGATGCGTCTGCTGGCGAAGGGCCTGACCGTTTCAGAAGTGGCGCGCATTACGAACCGCAGCGTCAAGACCATCAGCCTGCAGAAACATAGCGCGATGGCCAAGCTCGGCATCACCAACGATCAGCAGCTATTCGACTATGTGCGTACCAGCGGTCTTTTGTGA
- a CDS encoding helix-turn-helix domain-containing protein gives MPWPGLDAMNQLFDHCKLEAVALREGGLHGLFGSCLHAGASLCGFVFDFPCHGRFPVPNGHYLLCHVHQAGLGSWCAGMPLHSGTTLIVLPGSSCEMMLGAHSSVSVLMAPLHEGVMRAFERNPVSFGLMGRRFSIFGSEYLAGTSWRFRCESSFHALVGARGNGCIDVADDFFGTLLDPQMLDDLAAQPSAEASPSGGYQAHYRPFRRAVDFMRANLHRDIYLDELARAAGMSERALRYTFADLLGVSPTRYLSLLRLHEASRRLAAAGAGRLSVKSVAMSCGWWDLSRFAANYRRAFGEHPSDTLMRACSVAS, from the coding sequence ATGCCATGGCCTGGCCTGGATGCCATGAACCAGCTGTTCGACCATTGCAAGCTCGAGGCGGTTGCGCTGAGAGAGGGTGGCTTGCACGGCTTGTTCGGCAGCTGTCTGCATGCAGGCGCGTCGCTCTGCGGCTTCGTCTTCGATTTTCCGTGTCACGGCCGTTTTCCGGTGCCAAACGGCCATTACCTGCTGTGCCACGTTCACCAGGCCGGCCTTGGGAGTTGGTGCGCCGGTATGCCGTTGCATTCGGGTACAACCCTGATCGTGCTGCCGGGCAGCTCCTGCGAAATGATGCTGGGTGCACATTCGTCCGTCAGCGTGCTGATGGCTCCTTTGCACGAGGGTGTCATGCGGGCCTTCGAAAGAAATCCGGTGTCGTTCGGCCTGATGGGTCGCCGGTTTTCGATATTCGGGTCGGAATATCTTGCCGGTACATCGTGGCGGTTCCGCTGCGAGTCGTCGTTCCATGCGCTGGTCGGCGCGCGAGGCAATGGATGCATCGATGTGGCTGATGATTTCTTCGGCACCTTGCTCGATCCGCAGATGCTGGATGATCTGGCCGCTCAACCCTCGGCTGAGGCATCGCCATCCGGCGGCTATCAAGCGCATTACAGGCCCTTCCGGCGCGCGGTGGATTTCATGCGTGCGAACTTGCATCGCGACATCTATCTGGACGAACTGGCACGCGCCGCTGGAATGAGTGAGCGCGCCTTGCGCTACACCTTTGCCGATCTGCTAGGTGTGTCACCTACGCGTTACCTTTCCCTGCTCAGGCTGCATGAAGCCAGTCGACGGTTGGCCGCTGCAGGTGCTGGACGCCTGTCCGTGAAGTCGGTCGCCATGAGTTGCGGCTGGTGGGATCTGTCGCGCTTTGCGGCCAATTATCGGCGGGCCTTTGGCGAACATCCCAGCGATACGTTGATGCGTGCTTGCAGCGTCGCGTCCTGA
- a CDS encoding family 1 encapsulin nanocompartment shell protein, whose amino-acid sequence MNNLHRKLAPISEKAWEQIEQEAARTLKRHLAARRVVDVVGPKGMEFSSVGTGHLQTIKSPGEGIQAALREVKAVVELRVPFELSRHAIDSVERGANDPDLQPLKDAARKIAFAEDRAVFEGYEHAGIPGIHKGTSNAAITLPSKVDDYPIAVAKAVSQLREAGVNGPYVLLLGEQAYTKVSGTTDAGYPIVRDIQNLVDGDIIWAPAIKGGVVLSTRGGDFELHLGQDISIGYLSHSESAVQLYLQETFTFLHLTAEAAVMLVPSSK is encoded by the coding sequence ATGAATAATCTGCATCGGAAACTCGCTCCCATTTCCGAAAAGGCGTGGGAACAGATTGAGCAGGAAGCGGCGCGGACCTTGAAGCGCCATCTCGCGGCGCGGCGGGTGGTGGATGTCGTCGGTCCCAAAGGCATGGAGTTTTCGTCGGTGGGTACCGGACATCTGCAGACGATCAAGTCGCCGGGTGAGGGCATCCAGGCTGCGCTGCGCGAAGTGAAGGCCGTGGTGGAATTGCGCGTTCCTTTTGAGCTTTCACGCCATGCCATCGATTCGGTCGAGCGCGGTGCCAACGATCCTGACTTGCAGCCACTGAAGGATGCGGCACGCAAGATCGCCTTTGCGGAAGATCGTGCAGTGTTCGAAGGTTACGAGCATGCCGGCATTCCCGGTATCCACAAGGGAACCAGCAATGCGGCGATAACCCTGCCTTCCAAGGTGGATGACTATCCGATTGCGGTAGCCAAGGCGGTAAGTCAGCTACGCGAAGCCGGCGTCAACGGCCCTTACGTGCTGCTGCTGGGTGAGCAGGCGTACACCAAGGTCAGTGGCACCACGGATGCGGGATATCCCATCGTCAGGGACATTCAGAACTTGGTGGATGGCGACATCATCTGGGCGCCAGCCATCAAGGGCGGTGTCGTGCTCAGCACACGAGGTGGTGACTTTGAGCTGCACCTTGGCCAGGACATCTCCATCGGCTACCTGAGCCACAGCGAAAGTGCCGTTCAGTTGTATCTGCAGGAGACATTCACCTTCCTGCATCTGACGGCGGAGGCCGCGGTCATGCTGGTGCCTAGCAGCAAGTAA
- a CDS encoding Dyp-type peroxidase, with protein MPSVITQPVVSKLTRAAIFLVVTVKPEPQCEEAVRALCGDLASLLRAVGFRDLNGALTCVMGVGSDAWDRLFGQPRPAELHPFREIKGEHHAVSTPGDLLFHIRSMRMDLCFELATQIMSRLGDAVTAVDEVHGFKYFDERDLLGFVDGTENPVDQDAVDAVVIGEEDPGFAGGSYVIVQKYLHDVKAWDTVPVEQQERIIGRKKLSDIELDDAAKAPYAHNVLTTIEENGEQLEIVRDNMPFGDVGKGEFGTYFIGYARSPGRIEKMLVNMFVGRPPGNYDRLLDFSKAVTGTLFFVPSATFLANVPAESAVAVSGDGTADASPTPQRPSDGSLGIGSLKGESTHE; from the coding sequence GTGCCTTCCGTTATCACGCAACCGGTTGTGTCCAAACTTACGCGTGCAGCCATTTTTCTAGTAGTGACCGTGAAGCCGGAGCCGCAATGTGAGGAAGCGGTACGCGCGCTTTGTGGCGACTTGGCATCGCTTTTGCGTGCGGTCGGGTTTCGTGACCTCAATGGCGCGTTGACGTGCGTCATGGGCGTCGGGTCGGATGCCTGGGACCGATTGTTCGGGCAGCCGCGGCCCGCCGAGCTGCATCCGTTTCGAGAAATCAAAGGCGAACACCACGCCGTCTCGACACCCGGAGACCTACTTTTCCACATTCGATCCATGCGTATGGATCTATGTTTTGAGCTGGCGACGCAAATCATGTCCCGCCTCGGCGATGCGGTGACTGCCGTGGATGAAGTGCATGGGTTCAAGTACTTCGATGAGCGTGATCTGCTCGGCTTTGTCGATGGCACCGAAAACCCGGTGGACCAGGATGCCGTCGACGCCGTGGTCATCGGTGAGGAAGATCCCGGTTTCGCCGGCGGCAGCTACGTCATCGTGCAGAAGTATCTGCATGACGTGAAGGCATGGGACACCGTGCCGGTCGAGCAGCAAGAACGCATCATTGGACGCAAGAAGCTTTCGGACATCGAACTGGACGATGCCGCCAAAGCTCCCTATGCGCACAACGTGCTGACCACCATTGAAGAGAATGGCGAGCAACTGGAAATCGTGCGCGACAACATGCCTTTCGGCGATGTGGGGAAGGGCGAATTCGGCACCTACTTCATCGGCTACGCGCGATCCCCAGGCCGTATCGAAAAAATGCTGGTCAATATGTTCGTGGGCCGGCCGCCGGGCAATTACGACCGCCTGCTCGATTTCAGCAAAGCGGTAACGGGCACATTGTTCTTTGTGCCGTCCGCTACCTTCCTTGCCAACGTTCCGGCCGAAAGTGCGGTTGCCGTGTCTGGCGATGGAACAGCCGACGCGTCACCAACCCCTCAACGCCCATCTGACGGCTCACTAGGTATCGGTTCGCTCAAAGGAGAGTCAACACATGAATAA
- a CDS encoding bestrophin family protein has product MIVRPHKAHSVTTLLFAMKGSIVPIIWPRVLYTMLLSVAIVVADRNGVATHFQLNAAPLTLLGLTLAIFLGFRNTVAYQRWWEGRTLWGELVITARNLTRQTLSFLPALPEAQRRQLVYGVIGFTHALRHYLRGTDAEPDLRSWLPAEVCAKALASPNPPNKVLGMLGEAYAKRAREAGIDSMLLVEMDRELNRLSNVLGGCERIKNTPIPFAYILLLHRTVHVYCFMLPFCLIGPLGWVTPLAVGIIAYTFFGLDAIGEQIEDPFDLLPNDLPLDAMSRTIEINLRSLLGESEIPPPLEPSNFVLT; this is encoded by the coding sequence ATGATCGTACGTCCGCACAAAGCCCACTCAGTCACGACGCTGCTGTTCGCGATGAAGGGCTCCATTGTCCCGATCATCTGGCCGCGTGTCCTCTACACCATGCTTCTTTCGGTGGCCATTGTTGTCGCGGACCGAAACGGCGTGGCCACGCACTTCCAGCTCAATGCGGCGCCGTTGACCCTGCTTGGTTTGACGTTGGCGATCTTCCTGGGTTTTCGAAATACGGTGGCTTACCAACGTTGGTGGGAGGGGCGCACGCTGTGGGGCGAGCTTGTGATTACCGCTCGCAATTTAACTCGGCAAACCCTGTCGTTTCTGCCCGCGTTGCCGGAAGCGCAGCGACGGCAGCTTGTATACGGGGTGATCGGCTTCACTCACGCGCTACGACATTACCTGCGCGGCACGGATGCTGAGCCGGACCTGCGCTCCTGGTTGCCGGCTGAGGTATGCGCCAAGGCGCTGGCATCTCCCAATCCACCCAACAAAGTGCTGGGGATGCTCGGCGAAGCCTACGCAAAGCGTGCACGCGAAGCGGGCATCGATAGCATGTTGCTGGTCGAAATGGACCGCGAACTCAACCGGCTTTCCAATGTGCTGGGTGGATGCGAACGCATCAAGAACACGCCTATTCCGTTCGCCTATATCTTGCTGCTGCATCGGACGGTGCACGTTTACTGCTTCATGCTGCCGTTCTGCCTGATTGGACCGTTGGGCTGGGTGACGCCGCTGGCGGTTGGCATCATTGCGTATACCTTCTTTGGTCTGGATGCGATTGGCGAGCAGATTGAGGATCCGTTCGATCTTTTGCCCAACGATCTGCCTCTGGATGCCATGAGCAGGACCATCGAAATCAATTTGCGCAGCCTGCTTGGAGAATCGGAGATTCCGCCGCCGCTGGAGCCAAGCAATTTCGTTTTGACCTAG